In one Nomascus leucogenys isolate Asia chromosome 13, Asia_NLE_v1, whole genome shotgun sequence genomic region, the following are encoded:
- the FOXA2 gene encoding hepatocyte nuclear factor 3-beta isoform X1: MHSASSMLGAVKMEGHEPSDWSSYYAEPEGYSSVSNMNAGLGMNGMNTYMSMSAAAMGSGSGNMSAGSMNMSSYVGAGMSPSLAGMSPGAGAMAGMGGSAGAAGVAGMGPHLSPSLSPLGGQAAGAMGGLAPYANMNSMSPMYGQAGLSRARDPKTYRRSYTHAKPPYSYISLITMAIQQSPNKMLTLSEIYQWIMDLFPFYRQNQQRWQNSIRHSLSFNDCFLKVPRSPDKPGKGSFWTLHPDSGNMFENGCYLRRQKRFKCEKQLALKEAAGAAGGGKKAAAGAQASQAQLGEAAGPASETPAGTESPHSSASPCQEHKRGGLGELKGTPAAALSPPEPAPSPGQQQQAAAHLLGPPHHPGLPPEAHLKPEHHYAFNHPFSINNLMSSEQQHHHSHHHHQPHKMDLKAYEQVMHYPGYGSPMPGSLAMGPVTNKTGLDASPLAADTSYYQGVYSRPIMNSS, encoded by the exons ATGCACTCGGCTTCCAGTATGCTGGGAGCGGTGAAGATGGAAGGGCACGAGCCGTCCGACTGGAGCAGCTACTATGCAGAGCCCGAG GGCTACTCCTCCGTGAGCAACATGAACGCCGGCCTGGGGATGAACGGCATGAACACGTACATGAGCATGTCGGCGGCCGCCATGGGCAGCGGCTCGGGCAACATGAGCGCGGGCTCCATGAACATGTCGTCGTACGTGGGCGCTGGCATGAGCCCGTCCCTGGCGGGCATGTCCCCCGGCGCGGGCGCCATGGCAGGCATGGGCGGCTCGGCAGGGGCGGCCGGCGTGGCGGGCATGGGGCCGCACTTGAGTCCCAGCCTGAGCCCGCTCGGGGGGCAGGCGGCCGGGGCCATGGGCGGCCTGGCCCCCTACGCCAACATGAACTCCATGAGCCCCATGTATGGGCAGGCGGGCCTGAGCCGCGCGCGCGACCCCAAGACCTACCGGCGCAGCTACACGCACGCAAAGCCGCCCTACTCGTACATCTCGCTCATCACCATGGCCATCCAGCAGAGCCCCAACAAGATGCTGACGCTGAGCGAGATCTACCAGTGGATCATGGACCTCTTCCCCTTCTACCGGCAGAACCAGCAGCGCTGGCAGAACTCCATCCGCCACTCGCTCTCCTTCAACGACTGCTTCCTGAAGGTGCCCCGCTCGCCCGACAAGCCCGGCAAGGGCTCCTTCTGGACCCTGCACCCCGACTCGGGCAACATGTTCGAGAACGGCTGCTACCTGCGCCGCCAGAAGCGCTTCAAGTGCGAGAAGCAGCTGGCGCTGAAGGAGGCCGCAGGCGCCGCGGGCGGCGGCAAGAAGGCGGCCGCCGGGGCCCAGGCCTCGCAGGCTCAACTTGGGGAGGCCGCCGGGCCGGCCTCCGAGACTCCGGCGGGCACCGAGTCGCCTCACTCGAGCGCCTCCCCGTGCCAGGAGCACAAGCGAGGGGGCCTGGGAGAGCTGAAGGGGACGCCGGCTGCGGCGCTCAGCCCCCCAGAGCCGGCGCCCTCTCccgggcagcagcagcaggccgCGGCCCACCTGCTGGGCCCGCCCCACCACCCGGGCCTGCCGCCTGAGGCCCACCTGAAGCCGGAGCACCACTACGCCTTCAACCACCCGTTCTCCATCAACAACCTCATGTCCTCGGAGCAGCagcaccaccacagccaccaccaccaccagccccACAAAATGGACCTCAAGGCCTACGAACAGGTGATGCACTACCCCGGCTACGGTTCCCCCATGCCTGGCAGCTTGGCCATGGGCCCGGTCACGAACAAAACGGGCCTGGACGCCTCGCCCCTGGCCGCAGATACCTCCTACTACCAGGGGGTGTACTCCCGGCCCATTATGAACTCCTCTTAA
- the FOXA2 gene encoding hepatocyte nuclear factor 3-beta isoform X2: MLGAVKMEGHEPSDWSSYYAEPEGYSSVSNMNAGLGMNGMNTYMSMSAAAMGSGSGNMSAGSMNMSSYVGAGMSPSLAGMSPGAGAMAGMGGSAGAAGVAGMGPHLSPSLSPLGGQAAGAMGGLAPYANMNSMSPMYGQAGLSRARDPKTYRRSYTHAKPPYSYISLITMAIQQSPNKMLTLSEIYQWIMDLFPFYRQNQQRWQNSIRHSLSFNDCFLKVPRSPDKPGKGSFWTLHPDSGNMFENGCYLRRQKRFKCEKQLALKEAAGAAGGGKKAAAGAQASQAQLGEAAGPASETPAGTESPHSSASPCQEHKRGGLGELKGTPAAALSPPEPAPSPGQQQQAAAHLLGPPHHPGLPPEAHLKPEHHYAFNHPFSINNLMSSEQQHHHSHHHHQPHKMDLKAYEQVMHYPGYGSPMPGSLAMGPVTNKTGLDASPLAADTSYYQGVYSRPIMNSS, from the exons ATGCTGGGAGCGGTGAAGATGGAAGGGCACGAGCCGTCCGACTGGAGCAGCTACTATGCAGAGCCCGAG GGCTACTCCTCCGTGAGCAACATGAACGCCGGCCTGGGGATGAACGGCATGAACACGTACATGAGCATGTCGGCGGCCGCCATGGGCAGCGGCTCGGGCAACATGAGCGCGGGCTCCATGAACATGTCGTCGTACGTGGGCGCTGGCATGAGCCCGTCCCTGGCGGGCATGTCCCCCGGCGCGGGCGCCATGGCAGGCATGGGCGGCTCGGCAGGGGCGGCCGGCGTGGCGGGCATGGGGCCGCACTTGAGTCCCAGCCTGAGCCCGCTCGGGGGGCAGGCGGCCGGGGCCATGGGCGGCCTGGCCCCCTACGCCAACATGAACTCCATGAGCCCCATGTATGGGCAGGCGGGCCTGAGCCGCGCGCGCGACCCCAAGACCTACCGGCGCAGCTACACGCACGCAAAGCCGCCCTACTCGTACATCTCGCTCATCACCATGGCCATCCAGCAGAGCCCCAACAAGATGCTGACGCTGAGCGAGATCTACCAGTGGATCATGGACCTCTTCCCCTTCTACCGGCAGAACCAGCAGCGCTGGCAGAACTCCATCCGCCACTCGCTCTCCTTCAACGACTGCTTCCTGAAGGTGCCCCGCTCGCCCGACAAGCCCGGCAAGGGCTCCTTCTGGACCCTGCACCCCGACTCGGGCAACATGTTCGAGAACGGCTGCTACCTGCGCCGCCAGAAGCGCTTCAAGTGCGAGAAGCAGCTGGCGCTGAAGGAGGCCGCAGGCGCCGCGGGCGGCGGCAAGAAGGCGGCCGCCGGGGCCCAGGCCTCGCAGGCTCAACTTGGGGAGGCCGCCGGGCCGGCCTCCGAGACTCCGGCGGGCACCGAGTCGCCTCACTCGAGCGCCTCCCCGTGCCAGGAGCACAAGCGAGGGGGCCTGGGAGAGCTGAAGGGGACGCCGGCTGCGGCGCTCAGCCCCCCAGAGCCGGCGCCCTCTCccgggcagcagcagcaggccgCGGCCCACCTGCTGGGCCCGCCCCACCACCCGGGCCTGCCGCCTGAGGCCCACCTGAAGCCGGAGCACCACTACGCCTTCAACCACCCGTTCTCCATCAACAACCTCATGTCCTCGGAGCAGCagcaccaccacagccaccaccaccaccagccccACAAAATGGACCTCAAGGCCTACGAACAGGTGATGCACTACCCCGGCTACGGTTCCCCCATGCCTGGCAGCTTGGCCATGGGCCCGGTCACGAACAAAACGGGCCTGGACGCCTCGCCCCTGGCCGCAGATACCTCCTACTACCAGGGGGTGTACTCCCGGCCCATTATGAACTCCTCTTAA